The following are encoded together in the Bacteroidales bacterium MB20-C3-3 genome:
- the nqrE gene encoding NADH:ubiquinone reductase (Na(+)-transporting) subunit E, with protein MQDLISLFVKSIFVDNMVFAYFLGMCSYLAVSKNVKTAIGLGVAVIFVLGVTLPVNYLLNEYVLTPAALAWLGPDFAGIDLSFLSFIIFIAVIASITQLVEMIVEKYSPSLYASLGIFLPLIAVNCAILGGSLFMQERGYETLAEATTFALGSGIGWFLAIVALAAIREKLAYSQVPKPLRGLGITFIVVGLMGIAFMSFMGIKL; from the coding sequence ATGCAAGATTTAATCAGTTTATTCGTAAAGTCAATCTTTGTTGACAATATGGTATTTGCATATTTCCTTGGAATGTGTTCATACCTTGCCGTATCTAAAAATGTAAAGACAGCAATAGGTCTTGGAGTAGCGGTAATATTCGTGCTCGGAGTAACCCTGCCTGTCAACTACCTTCTCAATGAATATGTACTCACCCCTGCAGCACTGGCGTGGCTGGGACCTGATTTCGCAGGCATAGATCTGAGTTTCCTTAGTTTTATCATATTCATTGCAGTAATTGCCTCAATCACTCAACTTGTTGAGATGATTGTAGAAAAATACTCACCATCGCTCTATGCATCCCTTGGAATATTCCTTCCGCTTATCGCCGTAAACTGCGCCATTCTGGGAGGGTCACTCTTTATGCAGGAGAGAGGATACGAGACACTTGCTGAGGCAACAACCTTCGCACTGGGCTCCGGAATCGGCTGGTTCCTAGCCATTGTAGCACTGGCAGCAATCAGGGAGAAACTCGCATACTCACAAGTGCCTAAACCACTAAGAGGGCTTGGAATCACATTCATTGTTGTTGGTCTTATGGGCATCGCATTTATGAGCTTTATGGGTATTAAACTCTAA
- the nqrC gene encoding NADH:ubiquinone reductase (Na(+)-transporting) subunit C → MDTNNNTYTVIYATVMVVIVAALLALASYLLKDRQQRNVALETKQQILKSVKLGQDAETADDKATYIEGLYDKHIAETKVTSGAEELTLYICTMESGEKLYIIPVHGTGLWGPVWGYVALKSDFNTIYGATYDHKGETPGLGAEIATPEFTKQFEGKQIFTNGEFKSILVVKGGADTGSTNEVDAISGGTITSKAVEDMLFKSIGHYLEYFKVAAANATPAESISTADSTAKSDSAATPTPNPVNQ, encoded by the coding sequence ATGGATACAAATAACAATACATACACAGTAATTTACGCTACCGTAATGGTAGTAATTGTGGCAGCACTCCTTGCACTCGCCTCATACCTTCTTAAGGACCGTCAGCAAAGAAATGTTGCACTGGAGACCAAACAACAGATTCTTAAATCTGTTAAACTGGGCCAGGATGCAGAGACAGCAGACGACAAAGCAACCTATATTGAGGGTCTCTATGACAAACATATTGCCGAGACCAAGGTTACATCAGGAGCAGAAGAGCTTACACTCTACATCTGCACAATGGAGAGCGGAGAGAAACTCTACATAATTCCTGTACACGGAACAGGACTATGGGGTCCGGTATGGGGATATGTTGCACTCAAAAGTGATTTCAACACAATTTACGGAGCTACATACGACCACAAAGGGGAGACACCCGGTCTGGGAGCAGAGATTGCCACACCTGAATTCACAAAACAATTTGAGGGCAAACAGATATTCACCAACGGAGAATTCAAGTCAATACTTGTAGTAAAAGGGGGAGCCGATACCGGTTCAACCAACGAGGTTGACGCCATTTCAGGTGGAACAATTACATCCAAAGCTGTAGAGGATATGCTTTTCAAGAGCATCGGACACTATCTTGAGTATTTCAAGGTTGCAGCAGCAAATGCAACACCTGCAGAGAGTATCTCAACTGCAGATTCAACTGCAAAGAGTGACTCTGCTGCTACACCTACACCTAACCCAGTAAACCAGTAA
- a CDS encoding Na(+)-translocating NADH-quinone reductase subunit A, which yields MSNKILLRKGLNIPLKGSAINQIARSISPDILAVKPTDFKGLNPKLLIKEGDPVKAGTPVMADKKNPEILICSPVSGIVKEIVRGEKRKLLQILIESDKRQEYEHSTAPEIRKNGSAEQIKSALLSSGLWPLIKQRPYGTIADPAKEPKAIFISGFDSAPLAADLDYAMKGDFENMQAGIDALSKLTHGGVHIGLHADTFAGSPMHRLERAKIHIFDGPHPAGNVGVQIHHISPINKGETVWTLDLYTLAAIGRLLIKGTFDLRRVVAVAGPKVKNPAYIETLPGMALRSIADMADTTSEVRYGDHVGVRFISGNVLTGDNVGVDGYTGIFHNTITIMAEGNYREMFGWIKPLRAKKFSISRSYFSWLMPNKKYNLDTNLNGGERAFVVTGVYEKVLPMDILPMYLFKAILAEDIDKMEQLGIYEIIEEDVALCEFVCPSKAEIQDIVSKGINIMIKEMS from the coding sequence GACTTAACCCAAAACTCCTTATAAAGGAGGGCGACCCTGTTAAGGCCGGAACACCAGTTATGGCAGACAAGAAAAATCCGGAGATCCTGATCTGCTCCCCCGTGAGCGGCATAGTGAAAGAGATTGTACGCGGAGAGAAACGCAAGCTTCTTCAAATCCTGATTGAATCAGACAAGAGACAGGAGTACGAACACTCAACAGCACCCGAAATACGAAAAAACGGATCCGCTGAGCAAATAAAATCGGCACTCCTCTCATCAGGGCTGTGGCCACTCATTAAGCAGCGACCATACGGAACCATTGCAGACCCTGCAAAAGAGCCAAAGGCAATTTTTATATCAGGCTTTGACTCGGCACCGCTTGCCGCAGATTTAGACTATGCGATGAAGGGTGATTTTGAGAACATGCAGGCCGGAATTGATGCACTTTCAAAACTTACACACGGCGGAGTACACATTGGTCTTCATGCAGACACATTTGCAGGAAGCCCCATGCACAGACTTGAGAGAGCAAAGATCCATATATTTGACGGCCCTCACCCTGCAGGAAATGTAGGAGTTCAGATCCACCATATCAGCCCCATAAACAAAGGGGAGACAGTATGGACACTTGACCTCTACACACTTGCAGCCATAGGCAGATTACTTATTAAAGGCACATTTGACCTTCGCAGAGTAGTAGCAGTAGCCGGCCCTAAAGTAAAGAACCCGGCTTATATCGAGACACTTCCCGGAATGGCTCTGAGAAGCATTGCCGACATGGCCGACACCACCTCTGAGGTTCGTTACGGAGACCATGTTGGAGTAAGATTCATAAGCGGAAATGTACTCACAGGAGATAATGTGGGAGTAGACGGATACACAGGTATTTTTCACAATACCATCACTATAATGGCCGAGGGGAACTACAGAGAGATGTTCGGATGGATTAAACCACTAAGAGCAAAGAAATTCAGTATTTCCAGATCATACTTCTCCTGGCTGATGCCTAACAAAAAGTACAACCTTGACACAAACCTCAACGGAGGAGAGAGAGCCTTTGTTGTTACAGGAGTATATGAAAAGGTGCTACCCATGGATATTCTCCCTATGTATCTGTTCAAGGCCATCCTCGCAGAGGACATTGACAAGATGGAACAACTGGGAATCTATGAAATTATTGAGGAGGATGTTGCATTGTGCGAATTTGTCTGCCCTTCAAAAGCAGAGATACAGGATATCGTATCAAAAGGCATCAACATAATGATTAAAGAAATGTCTTAA
- a CDS encoding NADH:ubiquinone reductase (Na(+)-transporting) subunit D gives MDKKIFIEPLFRNNPVTVLVLGICSALAVTVKLEPAIVMALSVTIVTGFSGFIVSLLRNTIPNRIRIIVQLVVVAMLVILVDQILKAFAYDVSKQLSVFVGLIITNCIIMGRIEAFALGNKPIPSLVDGLANGLGYGIILIIIALFREFFGSGTIYGIQIIPAEWYIKNGGFYENNGLFILPPMALILVGLVIWVQRSIQKELQEK, from the coding sequence ATGGACAAAAAGATATTTATAGAACCATTGTTCAGGAACAACCCCGTAACCGTACTGGTACTGGGTATATGCTCGGCCCTGGCAGTAACTGTCAAACTGGAGCCGGCAATTGTGATGGCCCTCTCAGTGACAATAGTAACCGGTTTTTCCGGATTTATTGTATCGCTGCTAAGAAATACCATTCCAAACAGAATCAGGATTATTGTACAACTTGTTGTTGTAGCAATGCTTGTTATCCTTGTAGACCAGATACTTAAAGCATTTGCATACGATGTAAGCAAACAGCTGTCGGTATTTGTAGGACTGATTATTACCAACTGTATCATTATGGGCCGTATTGAGGCATTTGCCCTTGGTAACAAACCTATTCCCTCACTGGTTGACGGACTGGCAAACGGACTCGGCTACGGTATTATCCTTATAATTATTGCTTTATTCAGAGAGTTCTTTGGATCAGGTACCATTTACGGAATACAGATAATTCCCGCCGAATGGTACATCAAAAACGGAGGCTTCTATGAAAACAACGGACTCTTTATCCTCCCTCCAATGGCACTTATCCTTGTAGGACTGGTAATCTGGGTTCAGAGAAGCATTCAAAAAGAGTTACAGGAAAAATAA
- a CDS encoding NADH:ubiquinone reductase (Na(+)-transporting) subunit B: protein MKVLKKLVDNIKPTFSKGGKLGFLHSTFDAFETFLFVPDHVTKKGVHIKDSIDLKRTMTMVILALMPALLFGMYNTGYQHNLSIGGDMTFWAMFWFGFLKVLPLIIVSYVVGLGIEFIAAQIRGHEVNEGYLVTGMLIPLIMPVDVPLWILSLSVIFAVIVGKEVFGGTGMNIWNPALLSRAFVFFAYPSQISGDKIWIEGLTKGEGIVDGFSGATPLAHAAAGEFDKMPSFMDMFIGFIPGSIGETSTLAILIGAVMLLWTGIASWRIMLSTFAGGILTGLLLNAVGPEGSYMSMPAINHLVMGGFAFGAVFMATDPVTGSQTERGKWIYGFLIGVMAILIRVFNPGYPEGMMLAILLLNTFAPFIDHFVVQSNIKRRLRRAAVK, encoded by the coding sequence ATGAAAGTATTAAAAAAATTAGTAGACAACATAAAACCCACATTCAGCAAGGGTGGAAAGCTGGGATTCCTGCACTCCACATTCGATGCCTTCGAGACCTTCCTGTTTGTGCCGGACCATGTAACCAAGAAGGGAGTACATATAAAAGACTCCATTGACCTAAAGAGAACAATGACTATGGTCATTCTTGCCCTTATGCCTGCACTTCTCTTTGGAATGTACAACACAGGCTATCAGCATAACCTCTCAATTGGAGGCGATATGACATTCTGGGCAATGTTCTGGTTTGGATTCCTCAAAGTTCTTCCGCTTATCATAGTATCATATGTAGTGGGACTTGGAATAGAGTTCATAGCAGCACAAATAAGAGGGCACGAAGTTAACGAAGGCTACCTTGTAACAGGAATGCTTATCCCGCTTATTATGCCGGTTGATGTTCCGCTTTGGATACTCTCACTCTCCGTAATATTTGCGGTAATAGTTGGAAAAGAGGTTTTCGGAGGAACAGGAATGAACATCTGGAACCCTGCACTGCTTTCAAGAGCATTTGTATTCTTCGCATACCCTTCTCAAATATCCGGAGACAAAATCTGGATTGAGGGGCTCACAAAAGGAGAAGGTATTGTAGACGGCTTCTCCGGTGCAACCCCGCTTGCACACGCAGCTGCCGGCGAATTTGACAAAATGCCATCATTTATGGATATGTTCATCGGCTTTATCCCCGGCTCAATTGGAGAGACCTCCACACTGGCCATCCTCATTGGAGCAGTAATGCTACTTTGGACAGGGATAGCAAGCTGGAGGATAATGCTCTCCACATTTGCAGGAGGAATCCTGACCGGTCTGCTTCTCAATGCAGTAGGACCGGAAGGAAGCTATATGTCAATGCCGGCAATAAACCACCTGGTAATGGGAGGTTTTGCGTTTGGAGCAGTATTTATGGCAACAGACCCTGTAACCGGCTCCCAGACAGAGAGAGGCAAATGGATATACGGATTTTTGATAGGTGTTATGGCCATCCTCATTAGAGTATTTAACCCGGGCTATCCTGAGGGAATGATGCTCGCCATACTCCTTCTCAACACATTTGCACCATTCATTGACCACTTTGTGGTTCAGTCAAACATCAAACGCAGGCTCCGCAGGGCAGCCGTCAAATAA